A single genomic interval of Pan paniscus chromosome 18, NHGRI_mPanPan1-v2.0_pri, whole genome shotgun sequence harbors:
- the FAM234A gene encoding protein FAM234A isoform X9, translating into MLDHKDLEAEIHPLKNEERKSQENLGNPSKNEDNVKSAPPQSRLSRCRAAAFFLSLFLCLFVVFVVSFVIPCPDRPASQRMWRIDYSAAVIYDFLAVDDINGDRIQDVLFLYKNTNSSNNFSRSCVDEAAVSGANGSTLWERPVAQDVALVECAVPQPRGSEAPSACILVGRPSSFIAVNLFTGETLWNHSSSFSGNASVLSPLLQVPDVDGDGAPDLLVLTQEREEVSGHLYSGSTGHQIGLRGSLGVDGESGFLLHVTRTGAHYILFPCASSLCGCSVKGLYEKVTGSDGPFKNDPHWESMLNATTRRMLSHSSGAVRYLMHVPGNAGADVLLVGSEAFVLLDGQELTPRWTPKAAHVLRKPIFGRYKPDTLAVVVENGTGTDRQILFLDLGTGAVLCSLALPSLPGGPLSASLPTADHRSAFFFWGLHELGSTSETETGEARHSLYMFHPTLPRVLLELANVSTHVVAFDAVLFEPSRHAAYILLTGPADSEAPGLVSVIKHKDSPLCLAAPEAQGQPRCSVLLGPPRSQSLSFVAKAA; encoded by the exons ATGTTGGACCACAAGGACTTAGAAGCCGAAATCCACCccttgaaaaatgaagaaagaaaatcgCAGGAAAATCTGGGAAATCCATCAAAAAATGAGGATAACGTGAAAAGCGCGCCTCCACAGTCCCGGCTCTCCCGGTGCCGAGCGGCGgcgttttttctttcattgtttctctgcctttttgtgGTGTTCGTCGTCTCATTCGTCATCCCGTGTCCAGACCGGCCGGCGTCACAGCGAATGTGGAGGATAGACTACAGTGCCGCTG TTATCTATGACTTTCTGGCTGTGGATGATATAAACGGGGACAGGATCCaagatgttctttttctttataaaaacacCAACAGCAGCAACAATTTCAGCCGATCCTGTGTGGACGAAG CTGCTGTGTCGGGGGCCAACGGCAGCACGCTCTGGGAGAGACCTGTGGCCCAAGACGTGGCCCTCGTGGAGTGTGCTGTGCCCCAGCCAAGAGGCAGTGAGGCACCTTCTGCCTGCATCCTTGTGGGCAGACCCAGTTCTTTCATTGCAGTCAACTTGTTCACAG GGGAAACCCTGTGGAACCACAGCAGCAGCTTCAGCGGGAATGCGTCCGTCCTGAGCCCTCTGCTGCAGGTGCCCGATGTGGACGGCGATGGGGCCCCAGACCTGCTGGTTCTCACCCAGGAGCGGGAGGAG GTTAGTGGCCACCTCTACTCCGGCAGCACCGGGCACCAGATTGGCCTCAGAGGCAGCCTTGGTGTGGATGGGGAAAGTGGCTTCCTCCTTCACGTCACCAGGACAGGTGCCCACTACATCCTCTTTCCCTGCG CAAGCTCCCTCTGCGGCTGCTCTGTGAAGGGTCTCTACGAGAAGGTGACCGGGAGCGACGGCCCGTTCAAGAATGACCCGCACTGGGAGAGCATGCTCAATGCCACCACCCGCAGGATGCTTTCCCACAG CTCTGGAGCAGTGCGCTACCTGATGCATGTCCCAGGGAACGCCGGTGCAGATGTGCTTCTTGTGGGCTCAGAGGCCTTCGTGCTGCTGGACGGGCAGGAGCTGACGCCTCGCTGGACACCCAAGGCAGCCCATGTCCTGAG AAAACCCATCTTCGGCCGCTACAAACCAGACACCTTGGCTGTAGTCGTTGAAAACGGAACTGGCACCGACAGACAG aTCCTGTTTCTGGACCTTGGCACTGGAGCCGTCCTGTGTAGCCTAGCCCTCCCGAGCCTCCCTGGGGGTCCACTGTCCGCCAGCCTGCCGACCGCAGACCACCGCTCAGCCTTCTTCTTCTGGGGCCTCCACGAGCTGGGGAGCACCAGCGAGACG GAGACCGGGGAGGCCCGGCACAGCCTGTACATGTTCCACCCCACCCTGCCGCGCGTGCTGCTGGAGCTGGCCAATGTCTCTACCCACGTTGTCGCCTTCGACG CCGTCCTGTTTGAGCCAAGCCGCCACGCCGCCTACATCCTTCTGACAGGCCCGGCAGACTCAGAGGCACCCGGCCTGGTCTCTGTGATCAAGCACAAG GACTCACCTCTGTGCCTTGCTGCTCCTGAGGCCCAAGGGCAGCCACGGTGCTCTGTACTGCTCGGGCCGCCCAGGTCACAGAGCCTGAGCTTCGTAGCCAAAGCAGCCTGA
- the FAM234A gene encoding protein FAM234A isoform X10, translating into MLDHKDLEAEIHPLKNEERKSQENLGNPSKNEDNVKSAPPQSRLSRCRAAAFFLSLFLCLFVVFVVSFVIPCPDRPASQRMWRIDYSAAVIYDFLAVDDINGDRIQDVLFLYKNTNSSNNFSRSCVDEGFSSPCTFAAAVSGANGSTLWERPVAQDVALVECAVPQPRGSEAPSACILVGRPSSFIAVNLFTGETLWNHSSSFSGNASVLSPLLQVPDVDGDGAPDLLVLTQEREEVSGHLYSGSTGHQIGLRGSLGVDGESGFLLHVTRTGAHYILFPCASSLCGCSVKGLYEKVTGSDGPFKNDPHWESMLNATTRRMLSHSSGAVRYLMHVPGNAGADVLLVGSEAFVLLDGQELTPRWTPKAAHVLRKPIFGRYKPDTLAVVVENGTGTDRQILFLDLGTGAVLCSLALPSLPGGPLSASLPTADHRSAFFFWGLHELGSTSETETGEARHSLYMFHPTLPRVLLELANVSTHVVAFDAVLFEPSRHAAYILLTGPADSEAPGLVSVIKHKAHTGQQRRGSWTGQSSRRDLHVRVL; encoded by the exons ATGTTGGACCACAAGGACTTAGAAGCCGAAATCCACCccttgaaaaatgaagaaagaaaatcgCAGGAAAATCTGGGAAATCCATCAAAAAATGAGGATAACGTGAAAAGCGCGCCTCCACAGTCCCGGCTCTCCCGGTGCCGAGCGGCGgcgttttttctttcattgtttctctgcctttttgtgGTGTTCGTCGTCTCATTCGTCATCCCGTGTCCAGACCGGCCGGCGTCACAGCGAATGTGGAGGATAGACTACAGTGCCGCTG TTATCTATGACTTTCTGGCTGTGGATGATATAAACGGGGACAGGATCCaagatgttctttttctttataaaaacacCAACAGCAGCAACAATTTCAGCCGATCCTGTGTGGACGAAG GCTTTTCCTCTCCCTGCACCTTTGCAGCTGCTGTGTCGGGGGCCAACGGCAGCACGCTCTGGGAGAGACCTGTGGCCCAAGACGTGGCCCTCGTGGAGTGTGCTGTGCCCCAGCCAAGAGGCAGTGAGGCACCTTCTGCCTGCATCCTTGTGGGCAGACCCAGTTCTTTCATTGCAGTCAACTTGTTCACAG GGGAAACCCTGTGGAACCACAGCAGCAGCTTCAGCGGGAATGCGTCCGTCCTGAGCCCTCTGCTGCAGGTGCCCGATGTGGACGGCGATGGGGCCCCAGACCTGCTGGTTCTCACCCAGGAGCGGGAGGAG GTTAGTGGCCACCTCTACTCCGGCAGCACCGGGCACCAGATTGGCCTCAGAGGCAGCCTTGGTGTGGATGGGGAAAGTGGCTTCCTCCTTCACGTCACCAGGACAGGTGCCCACTACATCCTCTTTCCCTGCG CAAGCTCCCTCTGCGGCTGCTCTGTGAAGGGTCTCTACGAGAAGGTGACCGGGAGCGACGGCCCGTTCAAGAATGACCCGCACTGGGAGAGCATGCTCAATGCCACCACCCGCAGGATGCTTTCCCACAG CTCTGGAGCAGTGCGCTACCTGATGCATGTCCCAGGGAACGCCGGTGCAGATGTGCTTCTTGTGGGCTCAGAGGCCTTCGTGCTGCTGGACGGGCAGGAGCTGACGCCTCGCTGGACACCCAAGGCAGCCCATGTCCTGAG AAAACCCATCTTCGGCCGCTACAAACCAGACACCTTGGCTGTAGTCGTTGAAAACGGAACTGGCACCGACAGACAG aTCCTGTTTCTGGACCTTGGCACTGGAGCCGTCCTGTGTAGCCTAGCCCTCCCGAGCCTCCCTGGGGGTCCACTGTCCGCCAGCCTGCCGACCGCAGACCACCGCTCAGCCTTCTTCTTCTGGGGCCTCCACGAGCTGGGGAGCACCAGCGAGACG GAGACCGGGGAGGCCCGGCACAGCCTGTACATGTTCCACCCCACCCTGCCGCGCGTGCTGCTGGAGCTGGCCAATGTCTCTACCCACGTTGTCGCCTTCGACG CCGTCCTGTTTGAGCCAAGCCGCCACGCCGCCTACATCCTTCTGACAGGCCCGGCAGACTCAGAGGCACCCGGCCTGGTCTCTGTGATCAAGCACAAG
- the FAM234A gene encoding protein FAM234A isoform X1 — translation MLDHKDLEAEIHPLKNEERKSQENLGNPSKNEDNVKSAPPQSRLSRCRAAAFFLSLFLCLFVVFVVSFVIPCPDRPASQRMWRIDYSAAVIYDFLAVDDINGDRIQDVLFLYKNTNSSNNFSRSCVDEGFSSPCTFAAAVSGANGSTLWERPVAQDVALVECAVPQPRGSEAPSACILVGRPSSFIAVNLFTGETLWNHSSSFSGNASVLSPLLQVPDVDGDGAPDLLVLTQEREEVSGHLYSGSTGHQIGLRGSLGVDGESGFLLHVTRTGAHYILFPCASSLCGCSVKGLYEKVTGSDGPFKNDPHWESMLNATTRRMLSHSSGAVRYLMHVPGNAGADVLLVGSEAFVLLDGQELTPRWTPKAAHVLRKPIFGRYKPDTLAVVVENGTGTDRQILFLDLGTGAVLCSLALPSLPGGPLSASLPTADHRSAFFFWGLHELGSTSETVRGLHELGSTSETETGEARHSLYMFHPTLPRVLLELANVSTHVVAFDAVLFEPSRHAAYILLTGPADSEAPGLVSVIKHKVRDLVPSSRVVRLGEGGPDSDQAIRDRFSRLRYQSEA, via the exons ATGTTGGACCACAAGGACTTAGAAGCCGAAATCCACCccttgaaaaatgaagaaagaaaatcgCAGGAAAATCTGGGAAATCCATCAAAAAATGAGGATAACGTGAAAAGCGCGCCTCCACAGTCCCGGCTCTCCCGGTGCCGAGCGGCGgcgttttttctttcattgtttctctgcctttttgtgGTGTTCGTCGTCTCATTCGTCATCCCGTGTCCAGACCGGCCGGCGTCACAGCGAATGTGGAGGATAGACTACAGTGCCGCTG TTATCTATGACTTTCTGGCTGTGGATGATATAAACGGGGACAGGATCCaagatgttctttttctttataaaaacacCAACAGCAGCAACAATTTCAGCCGATCCTGTGTGGACGAAG GCTTTTCCTCTCCCTGCACCTTTGCAGCTGCTGTGTCGGGGGCCAACGGCAGCACGCTCTGGGAGAGACCTGTGGCCCAAGACGTGGCCCTCGTGGAGTGTGCTGTGCCCCAGCCAAGAGGCAGTGAGGCACCTTCTGCCTGCATCCTTGTGGGCAGACCCAGTTCTTTCATTGCAGTCAACTTGTTCACAG GGGAAACCCTGTGGAACCACAGCAGCAGCTTCAGCGGGAATGCGTCCGTCCTGAGCCCTCTGCTGCAGGTGCCCGATGTGGACGGCGATGGGGCCCCAGACCTGCTGGTTCTCACCCAGGAGCGGGAGGAG GTTAGTGGCCACCTCTACTCCGGCAGCACCGGGCACCAGATTGGCCTCAGAGGCAGCCTTGGTGTGGATGGGGAAAGTGGCTTCCTCCTTCACGTCACCAGGACAGGTGCCCACTACATCCTCTTTCCCTGCG CAAGCTCCCTCTGCGGCTGCTCTGTGAAGGGTCTCTACGAGAAGGTGACCGGGAGCGACGGCCCGTTCAAGAATGACCCGCACTGGGAGAGCATGCTCAATGCCACCACCCGCAGGATGCTTTCCCACAG CTCTGGAGCAGTGCGCTACCTGATGCATGTCCCAGGGAACGCCGGTGCAGATGTGCTTCTTGTGGGCTCAGAGGCCTTCGTGCTGCTGGACGGGCAGGAGCTGACGCCTCGCTGGACACCCAAGGCAGCCCATGTCCTGAG AAAACCCATCTTCGGCCGCTACAAACCAGACACCTTGGCTGTAGTCGTTGAAAACGGAACTGGCACCGACAGACAG aTCCTGTTTCTGGACCTTGGCACTGGAGCCGTCCTGTGTAGCCTAGCCCTCCCGAGCCTCCCTGGGGGTCCACTGTCCGCCAGCCTGCCGACCGCAGACCACCGCTCAGCCTTCTTCTTCTGGGGCCTCCACGAGCTGGGGAGCACCAGCGAGACGGTACGGGGCCTCCACGAGCTAGGAAGCACCAGCGAGACG GAGACCGGGGAGGCCCGGCACAGCCTGTACATGTTCCACCCCACCCTGCCGCGCGTGCTGCTGGAGCTGGCCAATGTCTCTACCCACGTTGTCGCCTTCGACG CCGTCCTGTTTGAGCCAAGCCGCCACGCCGCCTACATCCTTCTGACAGGCCCGGCAGACTCAGAGGCACCCGGCCTGGTCTCTGTGATCAAGCACAAGGTGCGGGACCTTGTCCCAAGCAGCAGGGTGGTCCGCCTGGGTGAGGGTGGGCCAGACAGTGACCAGGCCATCAGGGACCGGTTCTCCCGGCTGCGGTACCAGAGTGAGGCGTAG
- the FAM234A gene encoding protein FAM234A isoform X7 produces MLDHKDLEAEIHPLKNEERKSQENLGNPSKNEDNVKSAPPQSRLSRCRAAAFFLSLFLCLFVVFVVSFVIPCPDRPASQRMWRIDYSAAVIYDFLAVDDINGDRIQDVLFLYKNTNSSNNFSRSCVDEAAVSGANGSTLWERPVAQDVALVECAVPQPRGSEAPSACILVGRPSSFIAVNLFTGETLWNHSSSFSGNASVLSPLLQVPDVDGDGAPDLLVLTQEREEVSGHLYSGSTGHQIGLRGSLGVDGESGFLLHVTRTGAHYILFPCASSLCGCSVKGLYEKVTGSDGPFKNDPHWESMLNATTRRMLSHSSGAVRYLMHVPGNAGADVLLVGSEAFVLLDGQELTPRWTPKAAHVLRKPIFGRYKPDTLAVVVENGTGTDRQILFLDLGTGAVLCSLALPSLPGGPLSASLPTADHRSAFFFWGLHELGSTSETETGEARHSLYMFHPTLPRVLLELANVSTHVVAFDAVLFEPSRHAAYILLTGPADSEAPGLVSVIKHKVRDLVPSSRVVRLGEGGPDSDQAIRDRFSRLRYQSEA; encoded by the exons ATGTTGGACCACAAGGACTTAGAAGCCGAAATCCACCccttgaaaaatgaagaaagaaaatcgCAGGAAAATCTGGGAAATCCATCAAAAAATGAGGATAACGTGAAAAGCGCGCCTCCACAGTCCCGGCTCTCCCGGTGCCGAGCGGCGgcgttttttctttcattgtttctctgcctttttgtgGTGTTCGTCGTCTCATTCGTCATCCCGTGTCCAGACCGGCCGGCGTCACAGCGAATGTGGAGGATAGACTACAGTGCCGCTG TTATCTATGACTTTCTGGCTGTGGATGATATAAACGGGGACAGGATCCaagatgttctttttctttataaaaacacCAACAGCAGCAACAATTTCAGCCGATCCTGTGTGGACGAAG CTGCTGTGTCGGGGGCCAACGGCAGCACGCTCTGGGAGAGACCTGTGGCCCAAGACGTGGCCCTCGTGGAGTGTGCTGTGCCCCAGCCAAGAGGCAGTGAGGCACCTTCTGCCTGCATCCTTGTGGGCAGACCCAGTTCTTTCATTGCAGTCAACTTGTTCACAG GGGAAACCCTGTGGAACCACAGCAGCAGCTTCAGCGGGAATGCGTCCGTCCTGAGCCCTCTGCTGCAGGTGCCCGATGTGGACGGCGATGGGGCCCCAGACCTGCTGGTTCTCACCCAGGAGCGGGAGGAG GTTAGTGGCCACCTCTACTCCGGCAGCACCGGGCACCAGATTGGCCTCAGAGGCAGCCTTGGTGTGGATGGGGAAAGTGGCTTCCTCCTTCACGTCACCAGGACAGGTGCCCACTACATCCTCTTTCCCTGCG CAAGCTCCCTCTGCGGCTGCTCTGTGAAGGGTCTCTACGAGAAGGTGACCGGGAGCGACGGCCCGTTCAAGAATGACCCGCACTGGGAGAGCATGCTCAATGCCACCACCCGCAGGATGCTTTCCCACAG CTCTGGAGCAGTGCGCTACCTGATGCATGTCCCAGGGAACGCCGGTGCAGATGTGCTTCTTGTGGGCTCAGAGGCCTTCGTGCTGCTGGACGGGCAGGAGCTGACGCCTCGCTGGACACCCAAGGCAGCCCATGTCCTGAG AAAACCCATCTTCGGCCGCTACAAACCAGACACCTTGGCTGTAGTCGTTGAAAACGGAACTGGCACCGACAGACAG aTCCTGTTTCTGGACCTTGGCACTGGAGCCGTCCTGTGTAGCCTAGCCCTCCCGAGCCTCCCTGGGGGTCCACTGTCCGCCAGCCTGCCGACCGCAGACCACCGCTCAGCCTTCTTCTTCTGGGGCCTCCACGAGCTGGGGAGCACCAGCGAGACG GAGACCGGGGAGGCCCGGCACAGCCTGTACATGTTCCACCCCACCCTGCCGCGCGTGCTGCTGGAGCTGGCCAATGTCTCTACCCACGTTGTCGCCTTCGACG CCGTCCTGTTTGAGCCAAGCCGCCACGCCGCCTACATCCTTCTGACAGGCCCGGCAGACTCAGAGGCACCCGGCCTGGTCTCTGTGATCAAGCACAAGGTGCGGGACCTTGTCCCAAGCAGCAGGGTGGTCCGCCTGGGTGAGGGTGGGCCAGACAGTGACCAGGCCATCAGGGACCGGTTCTCCCGGCTGCGGTACCAGAGTGAGGCGTAG
- the FAM234A gene encoding protein FAM234A isoform X12 — MLDHKDLEAEIHPLKNEERKSQENLGNPSKNEDNVKSAPPQSRLSRCRAAAFFLSLFLCLFVVFVVSFVIPCPDRPASQRMWRIDYSAAVIYDFLAVDDINGDRIQDVLFLYKNTNSSNNFSRSCVDEAAVSGANGSTLWERPVAQDVALVECAVPQPRGSEAPSACILVGRPSSFIAVNLFTGETLWNHSSSFSGNASVLSPLLQVPDVDGDGAPDLLVLTQEREEVSGHLYSGSTGHQIGLRGSLGVDGESGFLLHVTRTASSLCGCSVKGLYEKVTGSDGPFKNDPHWESMLNATTRRMLSHSSGAVRYLMHVPGNAGADVLLVGSEAFVLLDGQELTPRWTPKAAHVLRKPIFGRYKPDTLAVVVENGTGTDRQILFLDLGTGAVLCSLALPSLPGGPLSASLPTADHRSAFFFWGLHELGSTSETETGEARHSLYMFHPTLPRVLLELANVSTHVVAFDAVLFEPSRHAAYILLTGPADSEAPGLVSVIKHKDSPLCLAAPEAQGQPRCSVLLGPPRSQSLSFVAKAA; from the exons ATGTTGGACCACAAGGACTTAGAAGCCGAAATCCACCccttgaaaaatgaagaaagaaaatcgCAGGAAAATCTGGGAAATCCATCAAAAAATGAGGATAACGTGAAAAGCGCGCCTCCACAGTCCCGGCTCTCCCGGTGCCGAGCGGCGgcgttttttctttcattgtttctctgcctttttgtgGTGTTCGTCGTCTCATTCGTCATCCCGTGTCCAGACCGGCCGGCGTCACAGCGAATGTGGAGGATAGACTACAGTGCCGCTG TTATCTATGACTTTCTGGCTGTGGATGATATAAACGGGGACAGGATCCaagatgttctttttctttataaaaacacCAACAGCAGCAACAATTTCAGCCGATCCTGTGTGGACGAAG CTGCTGTGTCGGGGGCCAACGGCAGCACGCTCTGGGAGAGACCTGTGGCCCAAGACGTGGCCCTCGTGGAGTGTGCTGTGCCCCAGCCAAGAGGCAGTGAGGCACCTTCTGCCTGCATCCTTGTGGGCAGACCCAGTTCTTTCATTGCAGTCAACTTGTTCACAG GGGAAACCCTGTGGAACCACAGCAGCAGCTTCAGCGGGAATGCGTCCGTCCTGAGCCCTCTGCTGCAGGTGCCCGATGTGGACGGCGATGGGGCCCCAGACCTGCTGGTTCTCACCCAGGAGCGGGAGGAG GTTAGTGGCCACCTCTACTCCGGCAGCACCGGGCACCAGATTGGCCTCAGAGGCAGCCTTGGTGTGGATGGGGAAAGTGGCTTCCTCCTTCACGTCACCAGGACAG CAAGCTCCCTCTGCGGCTGCTCTGTGAAGGGTCTCTACGAGAAGGTGACCGGGAGCGACGGCCCGTTCAAGAATGACCCGCACTGGGAGAGCATGCTCAATGCCACCACCCGCAGGATGCTTTCCCACAG CTCTGGAGCAGTGCGCTACCTGATGCATGTCCCAGGGAACGCCGGTGCAGATGTGCTTCTTGTGGGCTCAGAGGCCTTCGTGCTGCTGGACGGGCAGGAGCTGACGCCTCGCTGGACACCCAAGGCAGCCCATGTCCTGAG AAAACCCATCTTCGGCCGCTACAAACCAGACACCTTGGCTGTAGTCGTTGAAAACGGAACTGGCACCGACAGACAG aTCCTGTTTCTGGACCTTGGCACTGGAGCCGTCCTGTGTAGCCTAGCCCTCCCGAGCCTCCCTGGGGGTCCACTGTCCGCCAGCCTGCCGACCGCAGACCACCGCTCAGCCTTCTTCTTCTGGGGCCTCCACGAGCTGGGGAGCACCAGCGAGACG GAGACCGGGGAGGCCCGGCACAGCCTGTACATGTTCCACCCCACCCTGCCGCGCGTGCTGCTGGAGCTGGCCAATGTCTCTACCCACGTTGTCGCCTTCGACG CCGTCCTGTTTGAGCCAAGCCGCCACGCCGCCTACATCCTTCTGACAGGCCCGGCAGACTCAGAGGCACCCGGCCTGGTCTCTGTGATCAAGCACAAG GACTCACCTCTGTGCCTTGCTGCTCCTGAGGCCCAAGGGCAGCCACGGTGCTCTGTACTGCTCGGGCCGCCCAGGTCACAGAGCCTGAGCTTCGTAGCCAAAGCAGCCTGA
- the FAM234A gene encoding protein FAM234A isoform X3 codes for MLDHKDLEAEIHPLKNEERKSQENLGNPSKNEDNVKSAPPQSRLSRCRAAAFFLSLFLCLFVVFVVSFVIPCPDRPASQRMWRIDYSAAVIYDFLAVDDINGDRIQDVLFLYKNTNSSNNFSRSCVDEAAVSGANGSTLWERPVAQDVALVECAVPQPRGSEAPSACILVGRPSSFIAVNLFTGETLWNHSSSFSGNASVLSPLLQVPDVDGDGAPDLLVLTQEREEVSGHLYSGSTGHQIGLRGSLGVDGESGFLLHVTRTGAHYILFPCASSLCGCSVKGLYEKVTGSDGPFKNDPHWESMLNATTRRMLSHSSGAVRYLMHVPGNAGADVLLVGSEAFVLLDGQELTPRWTPKAAHVLRKPIFGRYKPDTLAVVVENGTGTDRQILFLDLGTGAVLCSLALPSLPGGPLSASLPTADHRSAFFFWGLHELGSTSETVRGLHELGSTSETETGEARHSLYMFHPTLPRVLLELANVSTHVVAFDAVLFEPSRHAAYILLTGPADSEAPGLVSVIKHKVRDLVPSSRVVRLGEGGPDSDQAIRDRFSRLRYQSEA; via the exons ATGTTGGACCACAAGGACTTAGAAGCCGAAATCCACCccttgaaaaatgaagaaagaaaatcgCAGGAAAATCTGGGAAATCCATCAAAAAATGAGGATAACGTGAAAAGCGCGCCTCCACAGTCCCGGCTCTCCCGGTGCCGAGCGGCGgcgttttttctttcattgtttctctgcctttttgtgGTGTTCGTCGTCTCATTCGTCATCCCGTGTCCAGACCGGCCGGCGTCACAGCGAATGTGGAGGATAGACTACAGTGCCGCTG TTATCTATGACTTTCTGGCTGTGGATGATATAAACGGGGACAGGATCCaagatgttctttttctttataaaaacacCAACAGCAGCAACAATTTCAGCCGATCCTGTGTGGACGAAG CTGCTGTGTCGGGGGCCAACGGCAGCACGCTCTGGGAGAGACCTGTGGCCCAAGACGTGGCCCTCGTGGAGTGTGCTGTGCCCCAGCCAAGAGGCAGTGAGGCACCTTCTGCCTGCATCCTTGTGGGCAGACCCAGTTCTTTCATTGCAGTCAACTTGTTCACAG GGGAAACCCTGTGGAACCACAGCAGCAGCTTCAGCGGGAATGCGTCCGTCCTGAGCCCTCTGCTGCAGGTGCCCGATGTGGACGGCGATGGGGCCCCAGACCTGCTGGTTCTCACCCAGGAGCGGGAGGAG GTTAGTGGCCACCTCTACTCCGGCAGCACCGGGCACCAGATTGGCCTCAGAGGCAGCCTTGGTGTGGATGGGGAAAGTGGCTTCCTCCTTCACGTCACCAGGACAGGTGCCCACTACATCCTCTTTCCCTGCG CAAGCTCCCTCTGCGGCTGCTCTGTGAAGGGTCTCTACGAGAAGGTGACCGGGAGCGACGGCCCGTTCAAGAATGACCCGCACTGGGAGAGCATGCTCAATGCCACCACCCGCAGGATGCTTTCCCACAG CTCTGGAGCAGTGCGCTACCTGATGCATGTCCCAGGGAACGCCGGTGCAGATGTGCTTCTTGTGGGCTCAGAGGCCTTCGTGCTGCTGGACGGGCAGGAGCTGACGCCTCGCTGGACACCCAAGGCAGCCCATGTCCTGAG AAAACCCATCTTCGGCCGCTACAAACCAGACACCTTGGCTGTAGTCGTTGAAAACGGAACTGGCACCGACAGACAG aTCCTGTTTCTGGACCTTGGCACTGGAGCCGTCCTGTGTAGCCTAGCCCTCCCGAGCCTCCCTGGGGGTCCACTGTCCGCCAGCCTGCCGACCGCAGACCACCGCTCAGCCTTCTTCTTCTGGGGCCTCCACGAGCTGGGGAGCACCAGCGAGACGGTACGGGGCCTCCACGAGCTAGGAAGCACCAGCGAGACG GAGACCGGGGAGGCCCGGCACAGCCTGTACATGTTCCACCCCACCCTGCCGCGCGTGCTGCTGGAGCTGGCCAATGTCTCTACCCACGTTGTCGCCTTCGACG CCGTCCTGTTTGAGCCAAGCCGCCACGCCGCCTACATCCTTCTGACAGGCCCGGCAGACTCAGAGGCACCCGGCCTGGTCTCTGTGATCAAGCACAAGGTGCGGGACCTTGTCCCAAGCAGCAGGGTGGTCCGCCTGGGTGAGGGTGGGCCAGACAGTGACCAGGCCATCAGGGACCGGTTCTCCCGGCTGCGGTACCAGAGTGAGGCGTAG